GTTCCTCCATCATGGAAACTCGCTGCAGTCGAAAGAGTCGTGGCATCCCAGCTGCTTGATTTCTTAAATTCTAATCACCTGCTCGAAGATTTTCAATCTGGTTTCCGTCCATATCATAGTACAGAGACTGCATTGCTTTGCGTTTTAAATGACCTCCTTCTGTTCGCTGACAAAAGGCTGGTCTCTATGCTTCTACTTCTCGAACTCACTGCCGCATTTGATACTATAAACCACACTATTCTTCTGTCCAGACTGTCCAATATTGGTCTTTCCGGCCTGCCACTTGCATGGTTTAAATCATACCTCTCTGACAGGCAACATTTTGTGCAGCTAGGGTGCCATGTCTCAAATAATGCATACATACATCAGGGTGTGCCGCAGGGCTCGGTCCTTGGACCATTGCTATTTATTCTATACATCTCTCCCCTGGGTGAAATTTTCCGAAATCACGGGTTAAAATTCCACTGCTACACGGACGACACACAGATTTATCTTAGCCTTAGGCCCTCTGATCCCTTTCCTCCTACTGCTCTCTCCAGGTGTCTTCAAGATCTCATCCTATGGCTGCGGGTGAATTATCTTCAATTAAATACTGATAAAACTGAGCTTCTGTATATTGGCTCGAAAGCTGCACTTTCCTCTTTCTCTTGCCCTGTTCTTCTCATTGGGAACACCTCTGTTTTTCCTGCTGCTACTGCACGGAACCTTGGTGTGACAGTCGACCCTCTCCTAACTTTTCAGCCCTACATCCGCTCCATCACAAAGTCTGCTTACTTCCACCTACGTAACATTTCTCGTCTTCGCCCCATGATTTCACCTCAGACAGCAGAGCTTTTGGTCCATGCTTTTGTTACTTCTCGGCTGGACTATTGCAACTCACTGCTCTATGGTCTTCCTAACAAGTCGATACGCCCTCTACAACTTATTCAAAATGCTGCGGCCAGGATCCTCACATCCACTCGAAAACACGACCATATCACCccggttttggagcaattgcatTGGCTCCCTGTGCATAAACGCCTCCAATTTAAAATACTACTCCTTACTTTTAAAGCCCTTCATGGACTTGCCCCGGTCTACCTCTACCATCTGCTGACACCTTACAAACCCAGGCGTTCACTCAGGTCCTCCAATGCTGGCCTGCTGGCCACACCTAGATTTAGGCTGTCAACCTTGGGTGGCAGATCATTTAGTGTGGCTGCCCCCACTCTGTGGAACGCTCTCCCTTCTTCTCTTCGCTCTGTCTCTTCACTTCCACAATTTACATCTCTGTTAAAAACCCATCTCTTCAATTAACTATGTTTTCTTTTGTACCTCACTGAACTGTTTATTGTTCgatgtaaagcgaccttgggtatcttgaaaggcgctatataaatttaaagtattattattattattctcccaCCTCACACACCTGTAAATGATTCGGTAGGTCTGTGTCCTTCTGAAAAAACAAATCCAGTAAACCTAAAGGGAATTTAGTACCGTTCATCACATCAAGGAACCACCCAAGTTCATCGTTGTTTCTAATCTTATCCATGTCATCAGCAGTGAGAcacagggtgtgttcgaaaagctagtgtgctgtctacataggcagcattttacgtcatcctgtgcgcgctcccgagaaggaggctgttcgaaatcctagatgccttaaaatcctcacttctgaggcatcttattatttcaatgttattttggctcaagaacgagtgagctccgacgctgccttagtgatcaagacaatcccagcattcatggctgacggggcggagaaacgaatggagttattttcaaacgtaaataaaatattactgatttttaacttgtataaacttgtaccgagtgtttttatttgcaagttcgggcttgtcaggaaatttaaccgttatcggtacatgaagggagatgttattgacgttagcgtgctgtgctacctcagtttattggttttaatggcaagatgctaaatgctaaacgtgaaatgctaaacccgatgttatcgctatctaagtagtgcgttcgaataacctgccttttaagtcactgacttattagaatactctctactaagtcagctgcctatgtagacagtaagacagcaaggcagctccctaggttttcgaacacacccacagacTCTTTTTCAGCTTCATGTCTTTCAGATAATCCTCCAGACCCTCCATTATACCCTGAGCGAGCTTCTCCTTCAGGTCATCAATCAGGTTTTGGCTGATTCTGGGATCAGAGACCCATTCTTCCAGTTTGGCAGTGGTGGATACAGACCTGAGATCTGTTTCAAATTGGATAGTGAAAAACCatcaatataaaacatttatttttaattgactAAAGCAAACAGTAACTGACTGTTTCTCATGCAATATCTGAGGGCATGAAAGTCTCGTACATTTAAAAGTGGCTTCCAGCCTTGCCCTACATCGACTGAGATTGTGagttccctgaatctttttacaatattatgtagggtAGATGGTGAATGACCcacattatttgcaatcttgctttgagaaatgtttttttttaactgactggcaATTCTGAATAAAGTTTAGAAGTTTTGAGCCATGGCAGAACCCctcagttttattatttataatatttataatatttctgAACTTACTTATTGCACCCATAGCTTCGTCAGTCTGGATCCTGCACATaacgagaaaaaaaattaataaaactaaactttcCATGAATCCATGgtacataaaaacaataaaaatttattatataaaaatcttgtctttggactttttTAATTGCACGCAAGTTTTAAAAATGGAAATAATCGTTGTTTCACTGAACTGAGGTAGAATAGAGGTGATTCTTCACAGGGTGTCAGTTAGGATTGAATTCTGTGCAATTTGGCGGCCTCTGCCGGTTACACACAGCGCTGCCTCTTCAGACACGTGTGAAGTTCTCTGTAGGTTTCCTGTAGTTCGTGGGTGTGggttattttactttaaagttttactatttttaaatcTAATTAACAAATCTTGGTTTATTTAAACTTGCTCTCATGCTCTGGTCATTATTTTTGTCACACTAATGTTACAGAAAGCCAAACAAAAACGTCAATAATTAgtttcaggcgtccacatactttttatttgtttttatttccaaTAAGTGACAGAATCAAcacaaaaaacttaaataaaagggAAAAATTTAACATGAAACTGTACATTTTGCAGCTAATCATATCTCTTGACTACATAGAATCTGTCtgatgtaagtaagtaaacttaaaacagtaaataatctCCATTATTAAACCTGTAgagctttaaaaacacaaagttttGATTTTAGAAGCTGATCTCTGTGGTAAATCTTCACTTACCTTTGTGGTGGTTGGATTGTGGAGCTCTGTGTTAGTTTACCGAGGTTCTTGTGACCCTCACTGCGGTTGGAATAATAAAGTGTGTGGACGTCATAATGAGGCAAAGTCCAACACTGCTGAAAACTACTGGAATCATATCATGACATGAgtgataaaaaagataaaatgctCAGTTTTATTCTTgggattttattaatattaacagcTGATCTTATACAGTGACTGAATTAGTGGAACATAAACTTTAAAAcgttcagcttcagttttctgtgcaggacaccaaagtacacagtggcagcttggcagtggtggggcttaaaccagtgaccttttgatctAGTACCTTtactactgagctaccactgccctgtcaaacctaaaaaaacataaaaaatgagatttcttttcttctttcggctgctcctgtatgtAGGAGTCGTGTGTGATTAAAAACCCTGGTACGATGTTCTTCTGTTGGAATGCGGTCTCAGAAGGTTGGAATGATTTTTTCAGTCTGTCtgatattaaaagtagtttgattTGAAACTtctgtgtgacaaatatgcaaaaataggaGAAATTTTACAGCTTTGTGCAGGTATtgttttaaaaatcaataaaagaaataaaaaaacagtaaatattttttttctgagtATTTTCAGCACAGACGTCCTTAATCAGCCAGTCGACGAGTGTGGAAACAAAACAATGGATTAAAAAACATTCATGATCGGGGCTGCAGTGTGAAGCCGTGAACGTTAAAGACTCAAAATATTGAGAAATAATCAAAATCTTGGATTATATCTGAACAAATGGACGTATTTTCCCAGCGtaagatgacagtttgggtttgtaACCTAGGCAAAACTCCTGTTCCATGTACTGTTCTCTGATCCTCCACAAATACACTAACGAGGATTTTCTTTCCGCCCTTGGATCGTTTTCAGATACGAGTCCagtctttcttttctttgaatATTTTTGAACACAGCGAGAGCAGGAGCGAACACCTCCAGGATGCTCCTCAGGCAGCGATTTACAGGAACCTCGGACTCCTCAAAGCCGATCTGCTTCTCTTTAGGCTCTTTAGAACCTAAGAGGACAGTTTTCTGAAtgtcacacacaaacatctgataatggatcagacttgtggTCTCTGTGGAGTTCTTCTTCTCATCCTTCACGACGATGATCTGTTCTTCACCAGTTTGTGGGTTCTTAAACACTGTGATGTTTTCAGCTATGAAGAACGGGTACTCGCTGTGTTCTACTACGTGTTTTACTGAGATACGGTCGAATAATTTCTTGAACTCCTCCTCACTGCCGCTGCATTGATTCATTAACCAGTTACAAAGCACAGTGCCGTACTGCTCGATTCTTCTGTTCGGCTGTCCTTCCACGTTCCTCCTCTTCTCTCTTTTTGGTTTTGGGTTCTTTAATGAAGACATGTTGGAGCAGTTGGCTTTCTTAAGCTCTTCACCCGTGTTCCTTAGTGTGTCCGTGCGTTTTTCTAGCCGTCCACCATCTGCGGACTGTAGTTGAAGGTCTCGGCTCCAAGTACTAGGGGGAACGTCTTCAAGCTTTGGAAAAATGATCATTCCTTGTGGTCCATCCGGCTCATCAAAATCATCTCCATGATTGTAACTGCTCTGCTGCTTATCTTCTGGCTCCAAACCTTCCACAACCAGACCACCGCTCTTTCTTCAAATGAGGTATCGACTTTGTCCTGTAGCTTGGACTGTAGCTGGACAACTTGCTCTTTTTGGCAAACAGAGGAACATTAAAAAAGGTTTTGAGAGGATGTTTGAGGAGGACAGTCAGTGTCGTCCATTTCctgcttttcttttaattcCCTGGTTCCTCCACTGCTTCTGACAGCTTGCTGAATCTGATCTGCGTTTTCTGTTGGGTGTGGAACGTCCGCTTTGAAGTCTAGGTCTGCGCTTTTGGACTCGTAATCCGTGACCtccatgttgtgtgtgtgactgacatCAGTGACACCTTCACATATGAACACGTCCTCATTTGGGAACACAGTGTGAGGAAACACTCTGCTATTAAAACTTGAGCTGCATGAAGATCCGTATCCACTGCTGTTCAaatcatctgcattatggtttATGGAGTCGTCGTAATTACTGTACTGTTCAGGCTTTTTCTTGGCTGTTGAGGCCTTACTTCTGACCTTCTCAAAAAAGTGGTCAAGTGTATTTTTAGGAAATTTGGCTCCTTTAACGTCTGTAAGAAATGAACGAAGATCTTTTCTCTGTCTGATCTCGTTGATCTCTTTAGCAGTGAGACACAGACTCTTTTTCAGCTTTATGTCCTTCAGATAATCCTCCAAACCCTCCATTTCACCCTGAGCAAGCTTCTCCTTCAGGTCATTAACCAGTTTTTCACTGATTTTAGGATCAGAGACCCAGTCGTCCAGTTTGGCCATGGTGGATAAGGTCTTGAGATCTGTTTCAAAACCACACAAAgttgttgttaataaaatacacttacaTTTCCTGACTTGGTAGAGCATTTAAACAATTAATCATTAAAGAtcaaattaacaaaaatgtcaatgtgtgtgtttaccaattaatgtaaaacatttactaATAAAAAATCTTAAATGTCAGAATTGCAGCAATTTAATTCCACATCCGACTACAATCGACAGAAATCttcaaaagtaataataataataacagtaataataatagtaataataataatgttttgattatatagcacctttcacagTCTCAAGGTCACTTTACAGTAGAGGGAAAAACCAAAATACTGACTAAAAAGAAAAGTCTAGAGATTTAAAAAAGTGATATAAGAACAATCTTGGGGTGGAGAGTTTCAGGGCTTAGGAGCAACAGCACTGAAAGATCTGCCACCCTTGAGGACAGTTTAGTCAGAGGCGTAGAGAGGAACCTTCCACCGGAGGACCTTAAGGAGCGAGAGGGAGTGTAGGGGTGTAAGAGCTCTTAAACAAAAGCTGGGGCCAGACCATGGAGAgctttaaatgtaagaaacagaattttgaatttgatgcatgATGTGATTGAAAGCCAGTGCAATTCTCTGATTTCAAACAGTGAAAGAGAAACtgggaaaaaaacagagaaaagacGAAAAGCAGATGAGAAGTGGCAGCAAGATGCGCACAACATACTCTGAACTCAGTACCTGGTGATGTTTGGAGATCACAATCTGTTTCATCCATGGCTTCATGGTTCTGGATTCTCTGTCTTTTTTCCTATGTGGGTTCACCAGAGAGAAAATGTGACTCTAATACAATTCTAAATGTCTATAAATCCCAGAGTTACAAACAGAACCGAAGCTTTCACCACGTTACTCACTCTCGAGTGGCTCGGTTCCGGAGTCTCTGTCTtttctgctttaaaataaaaagaacatgaaTAACTGAGAATTCAGAAAATGTTCCATCTTTTTAATCTTCAGGATGAATCACACCGCATGAAGCTACTTACCCAGATCTTCCATCACATGAGACTCGTGTCTCTTCAGCCATTCTAATGTTAATTCATAGGCCTTACTGCTGTTCAGATGCTTATAAACTGTCCTCATCTGCTCCTCTTCTGGTTTCTGGCTACTGATCTCATTCAATGCTTCCTTAGAAATCACTTCCTTCTCAAGCAGACAATCAGCCAGACCGTTTACGCTCTTCACTCGGCCCACGATTTCACTCCTGTGGACCTTCAGGAACCGTTCGGCGGGGGACGCCATCTTCACCTGTTCAAAATCAACCACAATGTCGGTGCACTTTTTTATATTGAAGCATCTGTAATGGTTAAGTGGGTCAAACTGGTTAAGAGTAAGTCAGCATGAATCGAGCTTCAGCAACATTCACACCAAACTCCTCGCCCTGTGTCATGATGGACCTCACTCTCTCGATCTAAATAAATCTGAATcgtgaactggttctgttcaggcTTTTAAGAATCTCTGTACTATTCTGAGAACCGCCGGTGCTATTGGACCCGAGGATGTGTCACCAGCAGACGGGGCGCTGCACAATGCACGGCTGGAGTAAACATGAGCAAGAAGCCGAAGGAGTGCATAGATTACCtgtgaggatttgtgcagctgttaCAGATGTACAGGTAGTATGGATCAACTATTTGTGATAAGAGAACGTTCTTGTTCCTCTACAGCCTGACACGCCCTCAGATGTTGGCACGGCATGTTGAAGACAAAAAAGAGTGATTAGGTTTACAAACTAAAACACTGTTTGAAAATGGCTGTTTGTGCACAGAAATAAAGGAAAGGCCCTTCACCATACTGTTGCTATAAATAtgagaatattttatttatttgatgttaTTGATGTATAACTGATGTGCCTGTTAGAACCGTTAAAGAGTGagaacagcaaaaaaatcagatTGTCCTATTTTCTATGCAAAATactaattcactgggcaaatggcaggaaacaccctggacaggtcgccagtccatcacagaacacacacacacacacacgagtaaattttgcagctccagttgttTTTGCGTGTGTGAGAGAAAACCCGGAGAACCTgatggaaacccacactgaccccTGCTCACCCAGCCTGCtaagaaatcgaacccaggactttcttgctgtgacgcaACAGCACTACCCTTTGCGCCACTCTgccacaaaaaataataattttgttcATTGTTTATTACATGAATGTAACTGTTGGGTAGAAATGgcgtcagtataaacaaaatatgtCTTTTTCTCCACTTAGGGCTGTAATTCATGTTATTATCACAGTTCAGCAATATTCTTTTACATTAGATCAGTGCTTTTAGATCAGTGTTTCCTGTTTACATGGTTTCTTTCTAATAACACTGTGATATACAGCATCATAACTAACAAATGAAtagttacataaataaatgaatcactgaATATAAGGAGATGCACATTAATAGTCCAGAATTTTATCTTcaggggcagtgatagctcagtggttaaggtactggactagtaatcagaaggttgccggttcaagccccaccactgctaagttgccactgttgggcccctgagcaagaccattaacctcaactgctcaaaatcatgttcaggTCATaattgtgagtcgctttggataaaagtgtctgctaaatgccgaaaatgtagatAAGAATCGTGTTTTTGGTGCAAGATATAAACTTTCACTTTCAGTTTAGtaacacatttattcattatattagTTTAAGCATATTTTACACGACAgtgttaataaattattattaacacgtaataaattaacaataataaatgtttcattttgcagCCGTAATAAAGAAAAGCATTTCTCACATCAGCAGCGTGAATATTAAACGTTCTTACCTGGCGGAGATCAGACTGTAGAGCAAAGAGGAAATgccctgctcctgattgtgtCAGATAGAATAAAGGTAAAAAATGTCACACAGAGAGACGAACTTCAGACTCGTGTCAGGACTCGTCACGTGTGGGAGGAGAAACCAACATGGAACcttcattcatttctttattcagACCTTCAACTGCTTTAGGGACAACTGTttgagggacagtggtagcctagtgggtagagctttggactatcaaccggaagattggtggttcaaatccaggctctgctattcagccactgttgggtccttgagcaaggcccttaaccctgtctgctccaggggtgctgtatgatggctgaccctgcgctctgaccccagctccctgtacaactgtatacgtatatatgacaaataaagtatatcttcttttcattgtcagagtcacagtgggtcaggcACCATGCCCGGACACTGTGTGCAAGACATAAATGCGctcttttaataaaatgtgctcCAATTCTCACAAACTCCAAAATCATGGAGGGGCACCACATACTAACGTTGGTTTTGAAAAAAAATGACCAACATGCTCATGATCAAATGTCCATATAGTTTCGACCACAGAGTATTTAATggtattttttttcctgtgaGTGAATTACTGTAATGCATACTTTAACCACAAAAACACACTGTTGTTTTTGGAAAGAATTACCAGTGAGGAGCAGGATTGGTGCTGTGGACTACTAACCGGGGtgcttacacagcattgaagaccccGTCCACTTTTTATAGTCCCGTCTTCTCTCACCCAGCAGATTAGCGACTGATTTTGTCCGCTGCACCGCCTGCACTGCCGATTGTGCCTGCTAAGGGGCACCCAGACGACCggtaacaatactaataattgTGTAAACCAACGTGACATCAACAATGAAGTGATGTCAACAGTCTGTCTGTGGTACGAGAGCTACAGCTTGTCACTGTTAGAACTGATCTACCTGTTGAACATAAATGATGAAGTGTATGAACAACAAAAACTACAAACTGAATAAtgaaaaacactttattttaatataatttgcagacattttaaaataagtcAACTGTAATCAggaaaataaatcagtaattaTACTGCAAACAACAAAAAGCATCATTTTTAATAAGCATAAAGCATTATATAACTTTGAGATcaaagttcgaatctcagctgtgctactgacCGGCCAAGGTGGCTGCACAGGCACACGACTGGCTGGGTGTCTGTAAGTGGAAGGGACAGTGGTCAAGCGCTGCAGCAacaccctctgctggccagTCACGGTGCCTAACCCCATTCCCAAAGATATCATATTGCAGCGGCAGCTGTAAGTGACCCCACCTGACCTTTGTCCTTCCAAGTGGGTGGTGGCATTGAAGGTGATTATAACTCGTTTAATGAATACTTTCGTGTTTCATTTAGTTCTGctttaagaaaatgttttaaaaattctgTACAATTAAATGTGACCGGATGGCTTCGGATCTTTGCACGTTTTCAAATCAGAGAGTACAGCTTTTTCttttgctggatgtttttgtacaCAGCAAGAGCAGGAACAAAAACCTTTGAAATGCACCACAGATACGGGTCTATAGTGAAAGACCTGTCGATGCTCCTCTCTTCCTCTTGAGGACCTAAGACGATCGTCGATGGAATGTCACACACGTACATGTGATACTGGAGCAGAGTTTGTGTGTCGATTGAGAACTTTTTCTCATCAGTGaggtaaatcattttatttacaccaGTTTTTGGGTTCTTATAGTTCATGACATTTTCAGCCTTTAGAAACGAGTACTCGCTGTGTTCCACAACATCACTGATCAATATACAATCAAATACTTCCTTTATCTCCCCCTCACTGCCGCTGCATTGTTTCATAGCCCAGTTACGGAGCACAATGTCCCGCTCCGTCAttttcttcatcttcttcagCTTATTTTCCTTCAGCACTTTCTTTCTGTtattgtttcttttcttggtctCATTTAAAGGTGTACTTTGGTTTAAGGGTTGACCTGTAATGTCTGTAGCAAATAGTTTTGAAGAACTTTCAGCATGACCCAGTGACTACTTTATCTTGATCCTTCACTGCACCAGTCACAGAACTCACAGCTGGATCACTAAACCTACTGTAAACAGACGTGGGGTTAAAACGCTCATTTGGTTCATACACGTTCTCTTGTATGTCCATGTTTTCCTCTAGCCGTGCATCATCTCGACCCTCAGACTGGAGCTGCATGACTGATGTGTTTTGAAAACGGGATGAAAATTAAGTTTTACTGTGATTTGCTTCAAACAGACCATCAGGCTGCAGAGGCTTTAAAGAATTTTTGTAAAACTGCATATTTGGTTCACTGACCGTCTCCTGCACATCCATGCTTTCTTCTACTGGTTGTAGCTGGCACTGCTGGCcatcaagaacatctggatgattTAAGATAGCAGAactatttctttctttgaacTTAAGATCTTGCAGCCCCTCATTTTGCATGAGCTCATCCACTACAGCAGGTAGAGGGGTACCATAATGCTTATTCTGGCCCTGATGGCCATCAAGGACATGTGGATGATTCGGGACATCAGAAGCACTTCTTTCATTTAAGTTAGGATCTTGCAGTCCCTGGTTTTGCATTGGGCCACCTGCTACTGCAGGTAGAGAGGTACCGTAATGCTTATTCTGATCAAcatcaagaacatctggatgattTGGGACATCAGAACCACTTCTTGCTTGTAACTTAAGATCTAGCAGTCCCTTGTTTTGCATCAGGAAATCTGCTAATGCAGGTAGGGAGGTACAGTGACGCATATTCTGATCATAATCATGATTGTCTGGAAGATTCGGGACATcaaaattatttctttctttgaacTGAAGACCCTGCAGCCCCTCAGTTTGCATTAGCTCATCCACTACTGCAGGTAGAGAGGTACCGTCATGCTCATTCTGTTCACcatcaagaacatctggatgattTGGGACATCAGAACCATTTCTTTGTTTGATCTTAAGATCTTGCAGCCCCTCGTTTTGCATTGGCTTATCCACTACTGCAGGTAAAGAGGTCC
The sequence above is drawn from the Trichomycterus rosablanca isolate fTriRos1 chromosome 9, fTriRos1.hap1, whole genome shotgun sequence genome and encodes:
- the LOC134320240 gene encoding uncharacterized protein LOC134320240 isoform X1 produces the protein MASPAERFLKVHRSEIVGRVKSVNGLADCLLEKEVISKEALNEISSQKPEEEQMRTVYKHLNSSKAYELTLEWLKRHESHVMEDLAEKTETPEPSHSREKRQRIQNHEAMDETDCDLQTSPDLKTLSTMAKLDDWVSDPKISEKLVNDLKEKLAQGEMEGLEDYLKDIKLKKSLCLTAKEINEIRQRKDLRSFLTDVKGAKFPKNTLDHFFEKVRSKASTAKKKPEQYSNYDDSINHNADDLNSSGYGSSCSSSFNSRVFPHTVFPNEDVFICEGVTDVSHTHNMEVTDYESKSADLDFKADVPHPTENADQIQQAVRSSGGTRELKEKQEMDDTDCPPQTSSQNLF
- the LOC134320240 gene encoding uncharacterized protein LOC134320240 isoform X2, producing the protein MASPAERFLKVHRSEIVGRVKSVNGLADCLLEKEVISKEALNEISSQKPEEEQMRTVYKHLNSSKAYELTLEWLKRHESHVMEDLEKTETPEPSHSREKRQRIQNHEAMDETDCDLQTSPDLKTLSTMAKLDDWVSDPKISEKLVNDLKEKLAQGEMEGLEDYLKDIKLKKSLCLTAKEINEIRQRKDLRSFLTDVKGAKFPKNTLDHFFEKVRSKASTAKKKPEQYSNYDDSINHNADDLNSSGYGSSCSSSFNSRVFPHTVFPNEDVFICEGVTDVSHTHNMEVTDYESKSADLDFKADVPHPTENADQIQQAVRSSGGTRELKEKQEMDDTDCPPQTSSQNLF